GTGACCTCGCTGCGCTCCGGCGCCAGCCACCGCGCCGGCCGGCTGGTGCCGGAGCTGGTGGTGCGCTCATTCGCGTAGGGGCCGGGCCATGCGGATCGGGCTCGCGGCCGATAACGGCGCCTGGCACAAGGCGAAACTCCTCGCCGCCCTCGGTGATCTCGGCGCCGCGCCCGTGCTGTTCTCGCTCGCCGACGTCACGGTCGAGACCGGGCACGCCGAGCCGCTGCGGGTGCCGGGCTTTCCCGGCGCCTTGCCGGACGGGGTGCTGCTTCGCACCATCGCGGGCGGCACCTTCGAGGCCACCACGATGCGGCTCGGCGCCCTCCACGCGCTCGAGGCCGCCGGCACCGTGGTGTGGAACGGGCCGCAGGCCATCGAGCGCTCGGTCGACAAGGCGATGACGAGCCTGCTGCTCGCCCGCCACCGCATCCCGACGCCGGAGACCTTCGCGCTCTCGCGCCGGGAGGCCGCCGCGGCGGTCGTGGCCCGCGAGGCGGCGCCCGGCCGCCCGCTGGTGCTGAAACCCCTGTTCGGCTCGCAAGGCGAAGGGCTCCAGCTGATCTCGCGACCCGAGGAGCTGCCGCCCGAGGAACTGGTCGGACGGGTCTACTACCTCCAGCGCTACGTCGCCCGGCGCGACGGGGCGTGGCGGGATTACCGCGTCTTCGTCTGCGCCGGCCGGACGGTCGCCGCGATGATCCGCGAGGGCGACGGCTGGATCACCAACGTCCATCGCGGCGGCCGGCCGCTGCCGTGGCGCCCGCCGGCCCGGGCCGCGGAACTGGCCGAGGCCGCCGCCGCGGCGGTCGGCTGCGGCTATACCGGCATCGACCTCGTCGAGGACGGCGAGGGCGGCTTCCAGGTGCTCGAGGTCAACAGCATGCCGGCCTGGTCGGGCCTGCAGCAGGTGACGGAGGTCGACATCGCCCGGGAGGTCGCCGCCGGCTTCCTGGCGGCCGTGCGGGCGGGCCGCGCGCCCGGCCTCGCCGCCGTCGGGGCGGCGCGATGACCCCGCTCGCCCCGGCGGCGATCGCGGCGGCCTACCTGGCGGCGTGCCGGGCGGAGCTCGCGGCGATCAAGCCCGGCAACGTCCACGTCCACGCCGCCGGGCACCGGATGTCGGTGGCGGATTTCGAGGCGAGCGCGGTGCTCTCCGCGCCCCATGTCGCGGCGTCCGGTGCCCGGGTCGGGGCGCGGGCGGAAGGCGCGGTCGCCGCCACACGGGCCGGGATCGGCCAGAACACCAATCTCGGCATCGTGCTGCTCTGCGCGGCCCTCGCCGCCGCGGCCGAGCGGCCCGGCCCCCTGCGCGCCGGCCTCGCCGCGGTGCTGGCCGACCTCGATGCGGGCGATGCGGCCGGGGTCTACGCGGCGATCCGGCTCGCCGATCCGGGCGGCCTCGGCCGGGCCGAGCGCCACGACGTGACCGCGGACGGCCCGGTGCCGCCGCTGCTCGCCGCGATGGCGGAGGCCGCGGGGCGCGACCGCATCGCGCGGGCCTACGTGACGGGCTTCGAGGACCTGTTCGAGACCGGGCTGCCGGCGCTCGCGGCGGCGCGCGCGGCGGGCCTGTCCGAGCCCTGGACCACCACGGCGGTGCACCTCGCCTTCCTCACCGGCTTTCCCGACAGCCACCTCGCCCGCAAGTTCGGGCCCGAGGCGGCCGAGCGGGTGCGGGCGGAGGCCGAGGCCGCCCTGCGCGGGCTCGCCCTCGGCGAGGGCGCGCTGGGCCCGTTGATGGCCCACGACGCGGCGCTCAAGGCGGCGGGCCTCAACCCGGGGACCAGCGCCGACCTCACGGTCGCGACCCTGTTCCTCGACGCCCTCTGCCGGGAGAAGGCGGGAGATGCGATCGCGCCGGCCGCAAGCTGCCAATAAGTCCTAGTCCCGGCGCGGCTTTCCGGGACGCTTCGGGCCCGACATGGCCCAATGTACCGGCTTGCCCGGCTTGTTCACCGATCAGCGGCGCTGTAGTGTCCGCCCGCTATCCGGACAACCGGTTCGGCTTCCCGCTGAACGCCGACAGCAAGGATAGCGGAGCACGGCCGCATTGCTCGAGCGGCCGGCTAACCTTATCGACACCTGGGAGAACCCCCACATGGCGACGATCAATAAGGTGATGGTGGGCGAGGCCCTCGTCGGTGACGGCAACGAGGTAGCGCATATCGACCTCATCATCGGCCCGCGCGGCAGCGCCGCCGAGACGGCGTTCTGCAACAGCCTGACCAACAACAAGCACGGCTTCACCAGCCTGCTCGCGGTGGTCGCGCCGAACCTGCCGTGCAAGCCGAACACCCTGCTGTTCAACAAGGTCACCATCAACGACGCCCGCCAGGCCGTCCAGATGTTCGGCCCCGCCCAGCACGCCGTCGCCAAGGCGGTGCAGGATTGCGTCGCCGAGGGCATCATCCCGGCGAACGAGGCCGACGACCTCTACATCCTGGTCGGCGTGTTCATCCACTGGGAAGCCGCGGACGACGCCAAGATCGAGAAGTACAACTACGAGGCCACGAAGCTGTCGATCGAGCGCGCCATCAAGGGCACGCCGACCGCCGCCGAGGTCACGCAGCAGTACAAGACCGCCCAGCACCCCTTCGCGGCGAACGTCGCTTAGACAGGAAACCGTCCGGAACAGCCAGCGGCACCTCCCCCGCCGCCCCCGCCGCCTCCGCCGCAGGGACTGTTCCAGCGACTGGCCTCCATCTTCCTCGGACGCTGAGCGTAGGATCGGGAGGGCCCCCACCGGGCCCTCCCTTCTCGTTTGGGGGCTTCGACGGTCCTGGCGGTCGTCACGCCCGCAGCCGCCCGTCATGGATCGCGCTCGCGACCAGCACCCCGTCGGCGCCCGCCGCCTCCAGCGCCGGCAGGTCCTCCGGCCCGCGCAGGCCCCCGGCGGCGTAGAAGGCGGTGTGCGGCGCGCGCGCCTTGAGGGCGCGAAGGCCCGCGAGGTCCGGCCCGGCGCCGCTGCCGACCCGCGCCAGCGTCATCACGATCACCTCCGGCGGCCAGGCCGAGGCGTCCTCGTGCAGCTCCGCCGGTCCCATGGCCGACCCGTCGCGGCTGTCGAGGGAGAGCACCGCGCGGGCGCCGATCCGGCGCACCAGGCCGGCATCGGCCTGGCTCTCGCTGCCGAGGACCGGCCGGCCGAGGCCCGCCGCCAGGAAGGCCTCGACGCCCGCCTCGGTCGCGAAGCCGGCATCGACCCACAGCTCCACCCCGGGGCACGCCGCCGCGATCGCCCGCAGGGCGTCGAGGTCGGGCGGGGTGCCGTCGACGATCGCGTCGAGGTCGGCGACGTAGAGCCGGCGCGCCGGCCAGGCCGCGAGGAGGCCGCGCGCCACGTCGGCGGGGGCGGGGGTACCCGAGAGCGGCGTGACGATCGGGGCGTAGTGCGCGCGGTCGCCGGCCCGGGCCCGCACCACGACGCCGCCGCGCAGGTCGAGGACCGGCACCACCTCGGTCCGGGTTGCGGAAGGGGCGCCGCTCATGCGAGCCGAACCCGATGCAGGCAGATCGAGACCCGACCGTGACCCATCCCCATCCCTCCGTTTCGTTTCCTCGGGTCATCGGCTGGGACCTCGGCGGGGTCCATGTCAAGGCGGCCCTGGTCGAGGAGGCTCGCGGACAGGCTCGGGTGCGGGCGGTGGTGCAGGCGCCGTGCCCGCTCTGGAACGGCCTGCCGGCCCTCGACGCCACCGCCGCGGCCCTGCCGGACTGGACCCGCGCGCCCGCCCGCCACGTCGTGACGATGACGGGCGAACTGACCGACTGCTTCGCCGACCGCGCCGACGGCGTGGCGCAGCTCGCCGCCTGGGCGGCCGCGCACCTCGCCGGCGAGGTCGCGATCTATGCCGGGCGCGCCGGACTCGTCGCGCCGGAGAGCGCCGCCGAGGCCGCGCCGGACGTCGCCAGCGCCAATTGGCACGCCACCGCCGCCCTGGTCGGGACCCTGCGGCCGGACGCGCTCCTCGTCGATATCGGCTCGACCACCGCCGACCTGATCCCGGTCGTCGACGGGCGGCCCCGCGCGATCGGCTACAGCGACGCCGAGCGGCTGGAGACGGGGGAACTCGTCTATACCGGCGTGGTGCGCACGCCGCTCCTCGCGCTCGCGCAGGCCGCGCCGTTCCGCGGCCGGCGCACGGCGCTGATGGCCGAGTGCTTCGCCACCACGGCCGATGCCTACCGGCTGCTCGGGCTGCTGCCCGAGGCCGAGGACCAGCAGGACGCCGCCGACCTCAAGGGCAAGTCGGTGCGCGAGACCGAGATCCGCCTCGCCCGGATGATCGGCCGCGACCGCCACGAGGGCGGACGCGCCGACTGGGCGCGCCTCGCCGGCTTCTTTGCGGAGGCGCAAAGCCGTCTCCTGCACGACGCCGCCGGCCTGATCCTGTCCCGCGGCGAGCTTCCGGACGACGCGCCCGTGGTGGTCTGCGGCGCCGGCCGCTTCGTCGCCGCCGGGCTCGCCGCCCGGCTCGGGCGCCGGGCCGAGGATCTGGCGGACCTGGTCGCGCCCCGCCTCGCCCCCGAGGCCGCCGCGTTCGCGTCGACCTGCGGCCCGGCCCTGGCGGTAGCGCTCCTGGCGGCGGAAGGCTGACCCGTCGCTCAGATCCGCCGCGCGAGGGAGGCGCCGAGGCCGTCGTCGACGGCCGACCGCGCGCCGAGCCACGGCATGCTGATCGGGCTGTCGACGAGCAGCAGCAGGGTCCGGCGCAGCAGCTGGTCCTGGGTCTCGGGCCCGCCGACCGGCCCGAGCCCGACGCCGTTGAGCCGGTCGTCGAGTTCCCGGGTGGTGCCGAGGAAGCCCATGTGCCAGCCGGCGAAGCGACGCTCGGCGGCGAAGTCCATCTCGATCACCGCGAGCGTGTGGTGGCGCCGGTCGGCCAGGATCGCCTCGAAGATCGGCTGGACCCCGGATTGCGGGCCCTCCAGCACCTGGAAGAAGCCGACCCCGGTATAGACCAGCACCCCGGAGACGTCCGCCGCCCGGTTGCGCGTCCGGGCGGTGGCGATGAGGTCGGCGACGTGGCCGTGCCCGAGCATCACCTCGGTCGGATGCGCGGCCTTGCTCTTGTAGACGATGCGGAAGATGTCCTTGGACATCCGATTCTCCGGGGCGGCGATCCGGCCTGCATAGGCCGACCGGAGTGGATCGCGATAGCGCCCTGATGCAACCGCAAGAACTTTTATGTCACCCGCGCCACTCAGGATAGAATTCCTGCCCCGGATCAGCTGCGCCAGCGCAGCTCCCGGGGCTCGAGCGGGTTGACGAAGGCGGCGCCGGCCTCGCGGGCGCGCAGGAACTCGCGCTTGAGGCTGAAGTACCATTGCGACTGCACGTCGCTCTCGCCCATCAGCACCATCGCGGGCTTCCGGTCGAGGCCGCGCTGGGCGATCTGGAGCACGTCCCGGTCCTGGCCGAGGAACTGGCGCATCAGCGGCCGGGCGACCGGCTTGAGCAGGTTGAGGGCCGGGATGTTCCAGTACATCGCGTTGATGAGCGCGGTGCGCCCGTTCGCCAGCGGCGAGGCGAAGGTGTAGTTCGCCAGCCGCTTCTCGCCGGCGGTGATCCGCTCGAGCCGCACGCCCGGCAGGCGGAACTCGATCTCGACCTCCGGGATCGAGCCGAGCAGGCGGTAGGCGAGGGAGGCGGTCTTGGCGGTGTGGCTCGTCATGGTGAAGCCGAAGGGCGAGGGCGCGAAATGCTTCACCTTCTCCTTCATCGTCTTCGACGGGCGCCACCACCAGGAATCGTGCACGTAGGCGACGTGGGCCGGATCGACGAAGCTCAGCGCCACGAGGTCGAACGACGCCTCGACCTCCAGGATCTCGACGAGCTGGCCGCAATACTGGAAATCGACCTCCGGGATCGGCGGCGCCGCGCCCGGATCGCTGCTGGCTGGGCTCGCCGCGAGCGGGTTCGCGGCCGCGTGGACCCAGATCAGGCCGGACCTCTCGGCCACCGCAAAGCGGGCGAGGCGGACCGAGGCGAAGTTGGCGTCGTCCCGGCGGGCGAGCGCGGGGATCGCCGCGCAGGCGCCGTCGGGCCGGAACTGCCAGCCGTGGAACGGGCAGACGAGGTTGCCGTCGACGAGGCGGCCGGCCGACAGCGCCATGCCGCGATGCGGGCAGCGGTCGCGCAGCGCGAACAGCGCCCCCGATTCCTCGCGCCCGACCACCACGGCCTCCTCGCCGAGGCTCACCGCGCGCATCGCCCCGGGCCGCAGCGTGCGGCTCTCGCCGACGCAGTACCAGACGTCGTCGAGCGCCCGGCGGATCGGATCCCCTGTCATGCCTCTTCCACGGTCGTGATGCTCCCGGCCTTCGGCAGACGTCCTTACCCCATCCTGCAGGCCCGTGAAGCGCCGGGATGCGCGCACCCCCGCGCGCGGGGCGCATCGGTCGCGATCCGATCCGTTCGCGGGACGGCCGGAATCGCGGCGGCCGGGGAGGAACGCCGAGCGGGGCCGTTCGTTACCGTGCCGGCGCTGCCGCAACGCGAGTGCGCCGCGGACCCCCTTTCACGGCCGCCTCGACGGCCCCCCACATGCCAAGCCCCTGACGG
The sequence above is drawn from the Methylobacterium terrae genome and encodes:
- a CDS encoding triphosphoribosyl-dephospho-CoA synthase, coding for MTPLAPAAIAAAYLAACRAELAAIKPGNVHVHAAGHRMSVADFEASAVLSAPHVAASGARVGARAEGAVAATRAGIGQNTNLGIVLLCAALAAAAERPGPLRAGLAAVLADLDAGDAAGVYAAIRLADPGGLGRAERHDVTADGPVPPLLAAMAEAAGRDRIARAYVTGFEDLFETGLPALAAARAAGLSEPWTTTAVHLAFLTGFPDSHLARKFGPEAAERVRAEAEAALRGLALGEGALGPLMAHDAALKAAGLNPGTSADLTVATLFLDALCREKAGDAIAPAASCQ
- a CDS encoding BLUF domain-containing protein — its product is MSKDIFRIVYKSKAAHPTEVMLGHGHVADLIATARTRNRAADVSGVLVYTGVGFFQVLEGPQSGVQPIFEAILADRRHHTLAVIEMDFAAERRFAGWHMGFLGTTRELDDRLNGVGLGPVGGPETQDQLLRRTLLLLVDSPISMPWLGARSAVDDGLGASLARRI
- a CDS encoding hydantoinase/oxoprolinase family protein, whose amino-acid sequence is MQADRDPTVTHPHPSVSFPRVIGWDLGGVHVKAALVEEARGQARVRAVVQAPCPLWNGLPALDATAAALPDWTRAPARHVVTMTGELTDCFADRADGVAQLAAWAAAHLAGEVAIYAGRAGLVAPESAAEAAPDVASANWHATAALVGTLRPDALLVDIGSTTADLIPVVDGRPRAIGYSDAERLETGELVYTGVVRTPLLALAQAAPFRGRRTALMAECFATTADAYRLLGLLPEAEDQQDAADLKGKSVRETEIRLARMIGRDRHEGGRADWARLAGFFAEAQSRLLHDAAGLILSRGELPDDAPVVVCGAGRFVAAGLAARLGRRAEDLADLVAPRLAPEAAAFASTCGPALAVALLAAEG
- the fae gene encoding formaldehyde-activating enzyme is translated as MATINKVMVGEALVGDGNEVAHIDLIIGPRGSAAETAFCNSLTNNKHGFTSLLAVVAPNLPCKPNTLLFNKVTINDARQAVQMFGPAQHAVAKAVQDCVAEGIIPANEADDLYILVGVFIHWEAADDAKIEKYNYEATKLSIERAIKGTPTAAEVTQQYKTAQHPFAANVA
- a CDS encoding aromatic ring-hydroxylating oxygenase subunit alpha, which encodes MTGDPIRRALDDVWYCVGESRTLRPGAMRAVSLGEEAVVVGREESGALFALRDRCPHRGMALSAGRLVDGNLVCPFHGWQFRPDGACAAIPALARRDDANFASVRLARFAVAERSGLIWVHAAANPLAASPASSDPGAAPPIPEVDFQYCGQLVEILEVEASFDLVALSFVDPAHVAYVHDSWWWRPSKTMKEKVKHFAPSPFGFTMTSHTAKTASLAYRLLGSIPEVEIEFRLPGVRLERITAGEKRLANYTFASPLANGRTALINAMYWNIPALNLLKPVARPLMRQFLGQDRDVLQIAQRGLDRKPAMVLMGESDVQSQWYFSLKREFLRAREAGAAFVNPLEPRELRWRS
- a CDS encoding HisA/HisF-related TIM barrel protein; its protein translation is MSGAPSATRTEVVPVLDLRGGVVVRARAGDRAHYAPIVTPLSGTPAPADVARGLLAAWPARRLYVADLDAIVDGTPPDLDALRAIAAACPGVELWVDAGFATEAGVEAFLAAGLGRPVLGSESQADAGLVRRIGARAVLSLDSRDGSAMGPAELHEDASAWPPEVIVMTLARVGSGAGPDLAGLRALKARAPHTAFYAAGGLRGPEDLPALEAAGADGVLVASAIHDGRLRA
- a CDS encoding ATP-grasp domain-containing protein, which codes for MRIGLAADNGAWHKAKLLAALGDLGAAPVLFSLADVTVETGHAEPLRVPGFPGALPDGVLLRTIAGGTFEATTMRLGALHALEAAGTVVWNGPQAIERSVDKAMTSLLLARHRIPTPETFALSRREAAAAVVAREAAPGRPLVLKPLFGSQGEGLQLISRPEELPPEELVGRVYYLQRYVARRDGAWRDYRVFVCAGRTVAAMIREGDGWITNVHRGGRPLPWRPPARAAELAEAAAAAVGCGYTGIDLVEDGEGGFQVLEVNSMPAWSGLQQVTEVDIAREVAAGFLAAVRAGRAPGLAAVGAAR